A window from Variovorax sp. PBL-E5 encodes these proteins:
- a CDS encoding VanZ family protein, whose product MATQHKSAALPLALAYAALIVYASLYPFADWRDQGIAPWAYLAAPWPKYWTGFDFGINVVGYMPLGFLAAIVVLRTRPAAGGVRAVLRATVAGVAISFCMETLQSYLPARIPSNVDLGLNSLGTLVGAVLAAALERVGAVAHWHRTRANWFIEDARGGLVLLALWPIALLFPAAVTFGLGQVFERLETAIAEWLLDTPFIDWMPLRQFELEPLVPGVELLCVMLGALVPCLLAFLVTRSIARRAILLPLTLLTGVAVTALSAALSYGPSHAWAWLSLPVQAGIAAALFVGVLLLAVPRRLCAALLLVALVVHLSLLNQAPESAYFAQTLATWEQGRFIRFHGLAQWLGWVWPFATLGYVLVALSRRARSH is encoded by the coding sequence GTGGCAACGCAGCACAAGTCCGCGGCATTGCCTCTTGCGCTCGCATACGCCGCGCTGATCGTCTATGCGAGCCTCTATCCCTTCGCCGACTGGCGCGATCAGGGCATCGCGCCCTGGGCCTACCTTGCGGCGCCGTGGCCCAAGTACTGGACCGGTTTCGACTTCGGCATCAATGTCGTCGGCTACATGCCGCTCGGTTTCCTGGCTGCGATCGTCGTGCTGCGCACCCGGCCGGCCGCAGGCGGCGTGCGCGCCGTATTGCGCGCCACCGTCGCAGGCGTGGCGATTTCGTTCTGCATGGAGACATTGCAGAGCTATCTTCCGGCGCGCATTCCCTCCAATGTCGACCTCGGGCTGAACAGCCTCGGCACGCTGGTCGGCGCAGTGCTGGCGGCGGCGCTCGAGCGTGTGGGGGCCGTGGCGCACTGGCACCGGACCCGTGCCAACTGGTTCATCGAGGATGCGCGCGGTGGGCTGGTGTTGCTCGCGTTGTGGCCGATCGCGCTGCTCTTCCCGGCTGCCGTCACTTTCGGGCTGGGACAGGTGTTCGAGCGCCTGGAAACGGCGATCGCCGAATGGCTTCTGGACACCCCCTTCATCGACTGGATGCCGCTGCGCCAGTTCGAGTTGGAGCCGCTGGTGCCGGGCGTGGAACTGCTGTGCGTCATGCTGGGCGCGCTGGTGCCGTGCCTGCTGGCCTTCCTGGTGACCCGTTCGATCGCGCGGCGCGCCATCTTGCTTCCGCTGACGTTGCTGACCGGCGTGGCGGTCACGGCCCTGTCCGCGGCATTGAGCTATGGACCCTCGCACGCCTGGGCATGGCTGAGCCTGCCGGTGCAGGCCGGGATCGCGGCCGCGTTGTTCGTCGGAGTGCTGCTGCTGGCGGTGCCTCGCCGGCTCTGCGCGGCGTTGCTGCTCGTCGCACTCGTGGTGCACCTGAGCCTGTTGAATCAAGCGCCGGAAAGCGCCTATTTCGCGCAGACGCTGGCGACCTGGGAGCAAGGCCGCTTCATCCGCTTCCATGGTCTGGCGCAATGGCTCGGCTGGGTTTGGCCATTCGCAACGCTCGGCTATGTGCTCGTTGCGCTGTCGCGCCGCGCGAGGTCCCACTAG
- a CDS encoding (2Fe-2S) ferredoxin domain-containing protein: MSSSSISSPRGYYGRHIFFCLNERKNGEDSCSKHDAQQGFDRCKSRVKEAGLAGPGKVRVNKSGCLDRCAGGPVAVVYPEAVWYTFVDEDDIDEIVESHLKHGKVVERLLLPPDVGR; this comes from the coding sequence ATGTCCAGTTCCAGCATTTCCTCCCCGCGCGGCTACTACGGCCGCCACATCTTCTTCTGCCTGAACGAACGCAAGAATGGAGAGGACTCCTGCTCGAAGCATGATGCACAGCAAGGTTTCGATCGCTGCAAGTCGCGGGTGAAGGAGGCCGGGCTGGCCGGGCCCGGCAAGGTTCGCGTCAACAAGTCGGGGTGCCTCGACCGCTGCGCGGGCGGCCCCGTGGCCGTGGTCTATCCCGAGGCGGTCTGGTACACCTTCGTCGACGAGGACGACATCGACGAGATCGTCGAATCGCATCTGAAGCACGGGAAGGTGGTCGAGCGTTTGTTGCTGCCGCCGGATGTCGGGCGCTGA
- a CDS encoding alpha/beta hydrolase — protein MNSHTEKLRLHGAAGAIEALRDSAAEGAPALGVALITHPHPLFGGTMDNKVVQTLARAFVACGWNAVRFNFRGVGASEGVHDEGRGECEDILAVVEQIAPEGPLAIAGFSFGAFVASCAVERLWVARDVRHLVLVGTAASRFPVATLPAASHERALIVHGEQDDTVPLAAVMDWARPQSLPVTVIPGGGHFFHGQLPLLKNLVVRHLRAG, from the coding sequence ATGAACTCCCATACCGAAAAGCTTCGGCTGCATGGCGCAGCGGGCGCCATCGAAGCACTTCGCGATTCGGCGGCCGAAGGCGCGCCGGCACTCGGTGTGGCGCTGATCACCCATCCACATCCGCTCTTCGGCGGCACCATGGACAACAAGGTGGTGCAGACGCTGGCGCGGGCGTTCGTTGCCTGCGGATGGAATGCGGTGCGCTTCAACTTCCGTGGGGTCGGTGCCAGCGAAGGCGTTCATGACGAAGGACGCGGCGAGTGCGAGGACATACTGGCCGTCGTCGAGCAAATAGCGCCCGAAGGCCCCCTGGCCATCGCCGGCTTCTCGTTCGGCGCCTTCGTTGCGAGCTGCGCTGTCGAGAGGCTGTGGGTGGCGCGCGATGTCCGCCATCTGGTGCTCGTCGGAACGGCGGCTTCGCGTTTCCCGGTTGCGACCTTGCCGGCGGCATCGCATGAACGCGCGCTCATCGTGCACGGCGAACAGGACGATACGGTGCCGCTCGCTGCCGTGATGGATTGGGCGCGCCCGCAGTCACTTCCCGTCACAGTCATCCCCGGAGGCGGCCATTTCTTTCACGGACAATTGCCGCTGCTCAAGAATCTCGTCGTCCGCCACCTTCGCGCGGGCTAG
- a CDS encoding D-alanyl-D-alanine carboxypeptidase family protein, translating into MLVGAQTPVPPEVAARSYLLLDVTANQILTQKDIDSPVEPASLTKLMTTYLVFDALKARKITLEQTLPVSTRAWKMPGSRMFIDPKMQVPVEDLVKGLVVQSANDATIVLAEAVGGTVEHFVELMNEQAKALGMKNTTYKNPEGTTAPGHTTTARDLSILASHLIRDFPEYTHYSAIKKYRYPGTPSTNDTNRNVLLFRDPTVDGLKTGHTEAAGYGMVVTAKREFPNLGSGGRRLLAILLGASSENMRANESQKLLNWGYTAYDAVRLFDANQAVATPPVWKGKANTIKLGRQEAIVVDVPAGSAGKIKTQVARPDPLVAPFARYQPVGSLKVSLADQQIAEVPLVALEPVEQAGVLGRAWDAVRLWIK; encoded by the coding sequence ATGCTCGTGGGGGCCCAGACGCCGGTGCCGCCCGAAGTCGCCGCGCGGAGCTATCTGCTGCTCGACGTGACGGCCAACCAGATCCTGACGCAGAAGGACATCGACAGTCCCGTCGAGCCCGCCTCGCTCACCAAGCTGATGACCACCTACCTGGTCTTCGACGCGCTCAAGGCCAGGAAAATCACGCTGGAACAGACTTTGCCGGTCAGCACCCGCGCCTGGAAGATGCCCGGTTCGCGGATGTTCATCGACCCCAAGATGCAGGTGCCGGTCGAGGATCTCGTCAAGGGGCTGGTCGTGCAGTCGGCCAACGATGCGACGATCGTTCTGGCCGAGGCGGTCGGCGGCACGGTCGAGCACTTCGTCGAGCTCATGAACGAGCAGGCCAAGGCGCTCGGCATGAAGAACACGACCTACAAGAACCCTGAAGGCACCACGGCGCCGGGACACACCACCACAGCGCGTGACCTCAGCATTCTGGCGAGCCATCTGATCCGGGATTTTCCGGAATACACGCACTATTCCGCCATCAAGAAGTACCGCTATCCCGGCACGCCGTCGACCAATGACACCAACCGCAATGTGCTGCTGTTTCGCGACCCGACCGTCGATGGCCTCAAGACCGGCCATACCGAAGCGGCCGGCTATGGCATGGTCGTGACCGCCAAGCGTGAATTCCCGAATCTCGGTAGCGGTGGCCGGCGTCTGCTCGCGATTCTCCTGGGAGCGTCGAGCGAAAACATGCGAGCCAACGAGTCGCAGAAGCTGCTGAACTGGGGCTATACCGCCTATGACGCGGTCCGCCTGTTCGACGCCAATCAAGCCGTCGCGACGCCTCCGGTCTGGAAGGGCAAGGCGAACACCATCAAGCTGGGCCGTCAGGAAGCCATCGTGGTGGACGTTCCCGCAGGGTCTGCAGGGAAGATCAAGACCCAGGTCGCACGTCCTGATCCGCTGGTCGCGCCATTCGCGCGCTATCAGCCGGTCGGTTCGCTCAAGGTCAGCCTGGCCGACCAGCAGATCGCGGAAGTGCCGCTGGTCGCGCTCGAGCCCGTGGAGCAGGCAGGCGTGCTGGGTCGCGCCTGGGATGCCGTACGACTCTGGATAAAGTAG
- the rpsL gene encoding 30S ribosomal protein S12 has translation MPTINQLVRQGREVEKIKSKSPAMQNSPQRRGVCTRVYTTTPKKPNSALRKVAKVRLTNGFEVISYIGGEGHNLQEHSVVLVRGGRVKDLPGVRYHIVRGSLDLQGVKDRKQSRSKYGAKRPKKA, from the coding sequence ATGCCAACCATCAATCAACTGGTGCGTCAGGGTCGCGAGGTCGAAAAGATCAAGTCGAAGAGCCCTGCCATGCAGAACTCGCCGCAACGTCGTGGCGTCTGCACCCGGGTCTACACCACGACCCCCAAGAAGCCGAACTCGGCGCTGCGCAAGGTCGCCAAGGTGCGCCTGACCAACGGCTTCGAAGTCATCTCCTACATCGGCGGTGAAGGCCACAACCTGCAGGAACACAGCGTGGTGCTGGTTCGCGGCGGTCGTGTCAAGGACTTGCCCGGTGTGCGCTATCACATCGTGCGCGGTTCGCTCGACTTGCAAGGCGTGAAAGACCGCAAGCAGTCGCGTTCCAAGTACGGCGCAAAGCGCCCCAAGAAGGCTTAA
- the rpsG gene encoding 30S ribosomal protein S7 has protein sequence MPRRREVPKREILPDPKYGNVELSKFMNVIMEGGKKAIAERIIYGALDQIEKKNPGKDPVEAFTMAINNVKPMVEVKSRRVGGANYQVPVEVRPVRRLALSMRWIKEAARKRGEKSMALRLANELMEATEGRGGAMKKRDEVHRMAEANKAFSHFRF, from the coding sequence ATGCCACGTCGTCGCGAAGTTCCCAAACGTGAAATCCTGCCGGACCCGAAGTACGGCAATGTCGAGCTGTCGAAATTCATGAACGTGATCATGGAAGGCGGCAAGAAGGCGATCGCCGAGCGCATCATCTATGGCGCGCTCGACCAGATCGAGAAGAAGAACCCCGGCAAGGACCCGGTCGAAGCCTTCACCATGGCCATCAACAATGTGAAGCCGATGGTCGAAGTGAAGTCGCGCCGCGTCGGTGGCGCGAATTACCAGGTGCCCGTCGAAGTGCGTCCCGTGCGCCGCCTGGCGCTGTCGATGCGCTGGATCAAGGAAGCAGCGCGCAAGCGCGGCGAGAAGTCGATGGCCCTGCGTCTGGCCAACGAACTCATGGAAGCCACGGAAGGTCGTGGCGGCGCCATGAAGAAGCGCGATGAGGTGCATCGCATGGCCGAAGCGAACAAGGCCTTCAGCCACTTCCGCTTCTAA
- the fusA gene encoding elongation factor G gives MARKTPIERYRNIGISAHIDAGKTTTTERILFYTGVNHKIGEVHDGAATMDWMEQEQERGITITSAATTCFWKGMAGTFDEHRINIIDTPGHVDFTIEVERSMRVLDGAVMVYDAVGGVQPQSETVWRQANKYKVPRLAFVNKMDRTGADFLRVRQMMVDRLKANPVVIQIPIGAEERFQGVVDLVKMKSIIWDEDKGVTFKYGEIPADLAKVCAEYHEKLVEAAAESSEELMNKYLEGEALTEAEIKAGIRQRTIAGEIQPMLCGSAFKNKGVQAMLDAVIEYMPAPTDIPPVTGTDEDEAPVTRKADDNEKFSALAFKLMTDPFVGQLTFVRVYSGVLSKGDSVYNPVRGKKERIGRIVQMHANNREEVSEIRAGDIAACVGLKEVTTGETLCDPTSIVTLERMVFPESVISQAVEPKTKADQEKMGIALQRLAQEDPSFRVKTDEESGQTIIAGMGELHLEIIVDRMKREFGVEANVGKPQVAYRETIRKTVEDAEGKFVRQSGGKGQYGHVVLKIEPQEAGKGFEFVDAIKGGVVPREYIPAVEKGVIEALGQGVLANYPVVDVKVTLHFGSYHDVDSNEMAFKMAAIFGFKEGCRKANPVILEPMMAVEVETPEDYAGNVMGDLSSRRGMVQGMEDMMGGGKAIKAEVPLSEMFGYSTTLRSMSQGRATYTMEFKHYAEAPRNVAEAIVASRAK, from the coding sequence ATGGCACGCAAGACCCCCATCGAGCGATACCGCAACATCGGTATCTCCGCGCACATCGACGCCGGCAAGACCACCACGACCGAGCGCATCCTTTTCTACACCGGTGTGAACCACAAGATCGGCGAAGTGCACGATGGCGCCGCGACGATGGACTGGATGGAGCAGGAGCAGGAGCGCGGCATCACGATCACGTCCGCGGCCACCACCTGCTTCTGGAAGGGCATGGCCGGCACGTTCGACGAACATCGCATCAACATCATCGACACCCCGGGCCACGTGGACTTCACGATCGAAGTCGAGCGCTCGATGCGCGTGCTCGATGGCGCCGTGATGGTGTATGACGCCGTCGGCGGCGTCCAGCCCCAATCCGAAACGGTCTGGCGCCAGGCCAACAAGTACAAGGTTCCGCGTCTCGCGTTCGTCAACAAGATGGACCGTACCGGTGCCGACTTCCTGCGCGTGCGCCAGATGATGGTCGACCGCCTGAAGGCCAATCCTGTCGTGATCCAGATTCCGATCGGCGCCGAAGAGCGCTTCCAGGGTGTGGTCGACCTCGTCAAGATGAAATCGATCATCTGGGACGAAGACAAGGGTGTGACCTTCAAGTATGGCGAGATTCCGGCCGATCTGGCCAAGGTCTGCGCCGAGTACCACGAAAAGCTGGTCGAGGCCGCTGCCGAATCGAGCGAAGAGCTCATGAACAAGTACCTCGAAGGCGAGGCGCTGACCGAGGCCGAAATCAAGGCGGGCATCCGTCAGCGCACCATCGCCGGCGAGATCCAGCCGATGCTGTGCGGCTCAGCCTTCAAGAACAAGGGCGTGCAGGCGATGCTTGACGCGGTCATCGAATACATGCCCGCGCCGACCGACATTCCGCCCGTCACCGGCACCGACGAGGACGAGGCCCCCGTCACCCGCAAGGCAGACGACAACGAGAAATTCTCGGCACTGGCGTTCAAGCTCATGACCGACCCGTTCGTCGGCCAACTGACCTTCGTGCGCGTCTATTCCGGCGTGCTGAGCAAGGGCGACAGCGTCTACAACCCGGTGCGCGGCAAGAAGGAGCGCATCGGCCGGATCGTCCAGATGCATGCGAACAACCGCGAAGAAGTCAGCGAAATCCGCGCCGGCGACATCGCTGCCTGCGTGGGCTTGAAGGAAGTGACCACGGGTGAGACCCTGTGCGATCCGACCTCGATCGTGACGCTCGAGCGCATGGTCTTCCCGGAGTCGGTGATCTCGCAGGCCGTGGAGCCCAAGACCAAGGCCGACCAGGAAAAGATGGGCATCGCGCTGCAGCGCCTGGCTCAGGAAGATCCGTCCTTCCGCGTCAAGACCGACGAGGAATCGGGTCAGACCATCATCGCCGGCATGGGCGAGCTGCACCTCGAAATCATCGTGGACCGCATGAAGCGCGAGTTCGGTGTCGAGGCCAACGTCGGCAAGCCGCAGGTGGCTTACCGCGAGACCATTCGCAAGACGGTCGAAGACGCCGAAGGCAAATTCGTGCGCCAGTCGGGCGGCAAGGGCCAGTACGGCCACGTCGTGCTCAAGATCGAGCCGCAGGAAGCCGGCAAGGGCTTCGAGTTCGTCGACGCCATCAAGGGCGGTGTGGTTCCTCGCGAATACATCCCGGCCGTCGAGAAGGGCGTGATCGAAGCGCTGGGCCAGGGCGTGCTCGCCAACTACCCGGTGGTCGACGTCAAGGTCACGCTGCACTTCGGCTCGTACCACGACGTGGACTCGAACGAAATGGCGTTCAAGATGGCCGCGATCTTCGGTTTCAAGGAAGGCTGCCGCAAGGCCAACCCAGTGATCCTCGAGCCGATGATGGCCGTGGAAGTCGAGACGCCGGAAGACTACGCCGGCAACGTGATGGGCGATCTGTCCTCGCGCCGCGGCATGGTCCAGGGCATGGAAGACATGATGGGCGGTGGCAAGGCCATCAAGGCCGAAGTGCCGCTGTCGGAAATGTTCGGCTACTCGACGACGCTGCGCTCGATGTCCCAGGGTCGTGCCACCTACACGATGGAGTTCAAGCACTACGCCGAAGCGCCGCGCAATGTGGCCGAGGCGATCGTCGCTTCCCGCGCGAAATAG
- the tuf gene encoding elongation factor Tu, protein MAKGKFTRTKPHVNVGTIGHVDHGKTTLTAAIATVLSAKFGGEAKAYDQIDAAPEEKARGITINTAHVEYETANRHYAHVDCPGHADYVKNMITGAAQMDGAILVCSAADGPMPQTREHILLARQVGVGYIIVFLNKCDMVDDAELLELVEMEVRELLDKYEFPGDDTPIIHGSAKLALEGDKGKLGEEAIMKLADALDSYIPTPERAVDGTFLMPVEDVFSISGRGTVVTGAVERGVIKVGEEIEIVGIRPTVKTTCTGVEMFRKLLDQGQAGDNVGVLLRGTKREEVERGQVLCKPGSIKPHTHFTAEVYVLSKDEGGRHTPFFNNYRPQFYFRTTDVTGAIELPKDKEMVMPGDNVSITVKLINPIAMEEGLRFAIREGGRTVGSGVVAKILDI, encoded by the coding sequence ATGGCAAAAGGAAAATTCACCCGCACGAAGCCGCACGTGAACGTGGGCACGATCGGTCACGTTGACCATGGCAAGACGACGCTGACGGCGGCCATTGCGACCGTGCTGTCTGCCAAGTTCGGCGGCGAAGCCAAGGCCTACGACCAGATCGACGCGGCGCCCGAAGAAAAGGCGCGCGGCATCACCATCAACACCGCCCACGTCGAATACGAAACGGCCAACCGCCACTACGCGCACGTCGACTGCCCGGGCCACGCCGACTACGTCAAGAACATGATCACCGGTGCCGCCCAGATGGACGGCGCCATCCTGGTGTGCTCGGCCGCCGACGGCCCCATGCCCCAGACCCGCGAGCACATCCTGCTGGCGCGCCAGGTCGGTGTCGGCTACATCATCGTCTTCCTGAACAAGTGCGACATGGTCGACGACGCCGAACTGCTCGAGCTCGTCGAAATGGAAGTGCGCGAGCTGCTCGACAAGTACGAATTCCCCGGCGACGACACCCCCATCATCCACGGCTCGGCCAAGCTCGCCCTCGAAGGCGACAAGGGCAAGCTCGGTGAAGAAGCCATCATGAAGCTGGCCGACGCCCTCGACAGCTACATCCCCACGCCCGAGCGCGCGGTCGACGGCACCTTCCTGATGCCCGTCGAAGACGTCTTCTCCATCTCCGGGCGCGGCACCGTGGTGACTGGCGCCGTCGAGCGCGGCGTCATCAAGGTCGGCGAGGAAATCGAGATCGTGGGCATCCGCCCGACCGTCAAGACCACCTGCACCGGCGTCGAGATGTTCCGCAAGCTCCTGGACCAGGGCCAGGCGGGCGACAACGTGGGCGTGCTGCTGCGCGGCACCAAGCGCGAAGAAGTCGAGCGCGGCCAGGTGCTGTGCAAGCCCGGCTCCATCAAGCCGCACACCCACTTCACCGCCGAGGTGTACGTGCTGAGCAAGGACGAAGGCGGCCGCCACACGCCCTTCTTCAACAACTACCGCCCGCAGTTCTACTTCCGCACGACCGACGTGACCGGCGCCATCGAGCTGCCCAAGGACAAGGAAATGGTCATGCCCGGGGACAACGTGAGCATCACGGTCAAGCTGATCAACCCGATCGCCATGGAAGAAGGCCTGCGCTTCGCGATCCGCGAAGGCGGACGCACCGTGGGCTCGGGCGTGGTGGCGAAGATCCTCGACATCTGA
- the rpsJ gene encoding 30S ribosomal protein S10 translates to MATKQKIRIRLKAFDYKLIDQSAAEIVDTAKRTGAIVKGPVPLPTRMKRFDILRSPHVNKTSRDQFEIRTHQRLMDIVDPTDKTVDALMKLDLPAGVDVEIKLQ, encoded by the coding sequence ATGGCCACCAAGCAAAAAATCCGCATCCGCCTGAAGGCGTTCGACTACAAGCTGATCGACCAGTCGGCGGCCGAGATCGTGGACACCGCCAAGCGCACCGGCGCCATCGTCAAGGGTCCCGTGCCGCTGCCGACCCGCATGAAGCGTTTCGACATCCTGCGTTCGCCGCACGTCAACAAGACGAGCCGCGACCAGTTCGAGATCCGCACGCACCAGCGCCTGATGGACATCGTCGACCCCACCGACAAGACCGTGGACGCGCTGATGAAGCTCGACCTGCCGGCCGGCGTGGACGTCGAGATCAAGCTGCAGTAA
- the rplC gene encoding 50S ribosomal protein L3: MSLSNSLGLLGRKVGMMRLFTDDGDAVPVTVVDVSNNRVTQIKTQETDGYVALQVTFGSRKASRVTKPQAGHLAKAGVEAGEIIQEFRVTADAAAQHKAGGAIAVSSVFAVGQKVDVQGTSIGKGFAGTIKRHNMSSQRASHGNSRSHNVPGSIGMAQDPGRVFPGKRMTGHLGDVTVTTQNLDVIRIDEARQLLLIKGAIPGSKGGFVTVRPAVKAKSQAAPAA; encoded by the coding sequence ATGAGTCTGAGCAACTCCCTCGGGTTGCTGGGCCGCAAGGTGGGGATGATGCGTCTCTTCACCGATGACGGGGATGCAGTTCCCGTCACGGTGGTGGATGTGTCCAACAACCGCGTGACCCAGATCAAAACCCAAGAGACTGATGGCTACGTCGCGCTGCAAGTGACGTTCGGTTCGCGCAAGGCATCGCGCGTGACCAAGCCGCAAGCCGGCCACCTCGCCAAGGCGGGCGTCGAAGCTGGCGAAATCATCCAGGAATTCCGTGTCACCGCCGATGCGGCCGCCCAGCACAAGGCTGGCGGCGCGATCGCGGTGAGCAGCGTGTTCGCGGTCGGCCAGAAGGTCGACGTGCAGGGCACTTCGATCGGCAAGGGCTTCGCCGGCACGATCAAGCGCCACAACATGAGCTCGCAACGCGCGTCGCACGGCAACAGCCGTTCGCACAACGTTCCGGGCTCGATCGGCATGGCGCAGGATCCGGGCCGCGTGTTCCCGGGCAAGCGCATGACGGGCCATCTCGGCGACGTCACCGTGACCACCCAGAACCTCGACGTGATCCGCATCGACGAAGCCCGTCAGCTGCTACTGATCAAGGGCGCGATTCCGGGCTCGAAGGGTGGCTTCGTCACCGTGCGCCCGGCCGTCAAGGCCAAGTCGCAAGCGGCCCCTGCGGCTTAA
- the rplD gene encoding 50S ribosomal protein L4, which translates to MQLELLNEQGQAASKYDAPETVFGRDYNEDLVHQIVVAFQANARQGTRAQKDREQVKHSTKKPFKQKGTGRARAGMTSSPLWRGGGRIFPNMPDENFSQKINKKMYRAGMASIFSQLAREGRLAVVDSIKVDSPKTKALAAKFKAMNLDSVLVIAEEVDENLYLASRNLINVLVVEPRYADPVSLVHYKKVLVTKGAVDKLKEMFA; encoded by the coding sequence ATGCAACTCGAACTCCTGAACGAACAGGGCCAGGCCGCGTCGAAGTACGACGCCCCCGAGACCGTGTTCGGCCGTGACTACAACGAGGACCTGGTGCACCAGATCGTCGTCGCATTCCAGGCCAACGCGCGCCAGGGCACCCGTGCCCAGAAGGACCGCGAACAGGTCAAGCACTCGACCAAGAAGCCGTTCAAGCAAAAGGGAACGGGCCGCGCCCGTGCCGGTATGACGTCCTCGCCGCTGTGGCGCGGGGGCGGCCGGATTTTCCCGAACATGCCCGACGAAAACTTCTCGCAGAAGATCAACAAGAAGATGTACCGCGCCGGCATGGCCTCCATCTTCTCGCAGCTCGCCCGCGAAGGCCGTCTGGCCGTGGTCGATTCGATCAAGGTCGATTCGCCCAAGACCAAGGCACTGGCCGCCAAGTTCAAGGCGATGAATCTCGACTCCGTGCTCGTGATCGCCGAGGAAGTCGACGAGAACCTGTATCTGGCTTCGCGCAACCTGATCAACGTGCTCGTGGTCGAACCGCGTTACGCCGATCCGGTGTCGCTGGTGCACTACAAGAAGGTGCTGGTCACCAAGGGCGCCGTCGACAAGCTCAAGGAGATGTTCGCATGA
- the rplW gene encoding 50S ribosomal protein L23: MNPTPQQRQFDEGRLMSVLVAPIVSEKATMVGEKSNAVTFKVLQDATKPEIKAAVELMFKVEVQGVSVLNTKGKTKRFGKSIGRRDNIRKAYVTLKAGQELNLAGEGA; this comes from the coding sequence ATGAATCCGACGCCGCAACAACGTCAGTTCGACGAAGGTCGCCTGATGAGCGTTCTGGTCGCCCCGATCGTGTCCGAGAAGGCCACGATGGTCGGCGAGAAGTCGAACGCAGTCACTTTCAAGGTGTTGCAGGACGCCACCAAGCCCGAGATCAAGGCCGCCGTCGAACTGATGTTCAAGGTCGAGGTCCAGGGCGTGTCGGTGCTCAACACCAAGGGCAAGACCAAGCGCTTTGGCAAGTCCATCGGCCGCCGCGACAACATTCGCAAGGCCTATGTGACGCTCAAGGCCGGTCAAGAGCTCAACCTCGCTGGGGAAGGCGCTTAA
- the rplB gene encoding 50S ribosomal protein L2, whose product MAVIKMKPTSPGQRGAVKISRDHLYKGAPHAALLEPQFQKAGRNNNGHITTRHKGGGHKHHYRVVDFVRNKDGIPAKVERIEYDPNRTAHIALVCYADGERRYIIAPRGLEAGATLLSGSEAPIRAGNTLPIRNIPVGSTIHCIELQPGKGAQIARSAGTSATLLAREGVYAQVRMRSGEVRRIHVECRATIGEVANEEHSLRQLGKAGVKRWMGIRPTVRGVVMNPVDHPHGGGEGKTGEGRHPVDPWGNLTKGYRTRNNKRTQVFIVSRRKK is encoded by the coding sequence ATGGCCGTCATCAAGATGAAACCCACTTCGCCGGGCCAACGCGGCGCGGTGAAGATCTCGCGGGACCACCTCTACAAGGGTGCGCCGCATGCAGCCCTGCTGGAGCCGCAATTCCAGAAGGCCGGCCGCAACAACAACGGCCACATCACGACCCGTCACAAGGGCGGTGGGCACAAGCATCACTACCGCGTGGTGGACTTCGTGCGCAACAAGGACGGCATCCCGGCCAAGGTCGAACGCATCGAATACGACCCGAACCGCACCGCCCACATCGCGCTCGTATGCTATGCCGACGGTGAACGCCGCTACATCATCGCCCCGCGCGGTCTGGAAGCCGGCGCAACGCTGCTGAGCGGTTCGGAAGCCCCGATCCGCGCCGGCAACACGCTGCCGATCCGCAACATCCCGGTGGGCTCGACCATCCACTGCATCGAACTGCAGCCCGGCAAGGGCGCGCAGATCGCTCGTTCGGCTGGCACGTCGGCCACGCTGCTGGCGCGCGAAGGCGTCTACGCCCAGGTCCGCATGCGCTCGGGCGAAGTCCGCCGCATTCACGTCGAATGCCGCGCGACCATCGGCGAAGTGGCCAATGAAGAGCACAGCCTGCGTCAACTCGGCAAGGCCGGCGTGAAGCGCTGGATGGGCATTCGCCCGACCGTTCGCGGCGTGGTGATGAACCCGGTCGACCACCCGCACGGTGGCGGCGAAGGCAAGACCGGCGAAGGCCGCCATCCTGTCGACCCCTGGGGCAATCTCACCAAGGGTTATCGCACCCGCAACAACAAGCGCACGCAAGTCTTCATCGTGTCGCGTCGCAAGAAGTAA
- the rpsS gene encoding 30S ribosomal protein S19 has protein sequence MTRSLKKGPFVDHHLVAKADKAVTTKDKKPIKTWSRRSMVLPEFIGLTIAVHNGKQHVPVYITDQMVGHKLGEFALTRTFKGHPADKKVQKK, from the coding sequence ATGACTCGCTCTCTCAAAAAGGGTCCGTTCGTCGACCACCATCTGGTGGCCAAGGCCGACAAGGCCGTGACGACCAAGGACAAGAAGCCGATCAAGACTTGGTCGCGCCGTTCGATGGTGCTGCCCGAATTCATCGGCCTAACCATCGCCGTCCACAACGGCAAGCAGCACGTGCCTGTCTACATCACCGACCAGATGGTCGGCCACAAGCTCGGCGAATTTGCGCTCACGCGCACGTTCAAGGGGCACCCCGCGGACAAGAAAGTCCAGAAGAAGTAA